AATCGGAAATGACAATACGATATGTCTCGCATCCGAAGCTGGTCAACTGGAACTGAATGCCATGGAACCCGTACTTGTTTTCAACTTACTACAATCCATTAACATTATGAATAATGGGTTCCAGGTATTTACGGATTATTGTGTTTCAGGAATCAAGGCCAACGAAACACAAATGAAAGACTATGTCGAAAATAGTGTAGGCGTTATTACAGCCATTAATCCACATATCGGGTATGAAGTAGCTGCAAAAATAGCACGTGAAGCGATTGTAGATAATAAATCGATCCGTGAACTTTGTAAACAATACGGGATTTTATCCGATGATGAACTAAACTTAATTTTAGATCCTTATGATATGACCAATCCAGGGATTTCCGGAGGATTATTAATTAAATAAAGAAAGTTTGAACGACAATAGCGAACTGCTTTATACAAAGTGAGCGCTATAGGATTACCGTTTTTCCAAGGGAAATGCGAGTTCCTATCAGTAAATTCACAACAGAATTAGTCGTCAAATCATTTCTGCTGTAGCAATGATAATAACGTGGATGGCTTGGAACAGATCCCTCCCTGAAAAAAAGATATCAAGGTGCCAGCTGAACGTATTTCAAAAAAGAAATTAGGTATACTATGCGTCATTTATCAGATTCTGCATTAATCGAAGCCTACCAACTTGCAAGAAAATTATTATTGGATATAGATTTTATTACACTGCTTGAAATAGAAATCAAACGTCGCAGTTTATAGAAAAAACCGCGACGTTTTTTTCTTTTCTTGACTCCGAATGCGGAACATTGAATATATATATCCTACTGTTATCGTACCACATTTACTATAAAACCCCTTTTTAATGATGAAAAAGCGCCACTAATTGCGATGCTGATTGTTGTTCTAATTCGATGTTATTTCGCTTGTTATTACAACTTTTGTACCATTGAACTGAACGGGTTACACAAACGCGTGTATGTTCCTTTTCTTACCCAATTACTTTTGCAGCCCTTCTTATTTTGTAAAAGTACGATTCGGATGACTTGCGACCAATTTCAGTAATTCATATTCTTTCGGTGTTAAAAGTATTTCTTCTTCGTTCCGCATGACAACTTCCTTATCCCAATCTACTGTTAACCCATGTATATAGGAAACTTTGAGGGGCGCTTATATTTCGCCTCGATATCGTCGCCAACGTCTTAGTTATGAAGTTACACGGGCCTTTAGTTCAGCTAGACTAAACGTTTTCGCCAAATAATCATCTGCTCCCCGATCCAGCCCCTCTACTTTATCTGCGTCTTCCTTTCGCGCACTAATCATAATGATTGGCATATCACTTACGAGCCGCACATTTCGACAAATTGCAATTCCATCCATTTCCGGCAGCATCCAATCCACAAGAAGCAAATCATACTGTCCTTTTTGAAATACGAATGAAGTACTAGTCACCTCAATAATTCCAACATAAAACTTATATAATGAAAAAAGCTACCCACGAATTTAGCATGGGTAGCGTTTTCTTATATTTTATAAACAATGCATTGCGTCTTTCGCTTGATCCCAAGGAACAGAATAACCTTTTCCTTTCGCACAGAAAATCGATGTGGAAGTATATTCAGGATCAGCATTTTTATCATAGCCAATCATATCAATGACTTCGTCAGCATTGTGACAGACATCATAACCGCTATACTTCAAACTAAGCGCCCCTTTTCCATTCGTAATAGACGCAAAAGTTTGGCTGTAGTCCATGAATGTAGCAACTGGGACTTTCCCGGTAATCATTGTATGGTTACCAATTGTTTCTGGCGGCTGAAAAGTTCCGTGTGCTTGTTGAATATCAGATAGAATACGCCCCATCATATCGAGTTCAACTTTTATTTTAAAGTCATAATAAGGCTCCAGCAAAATATTCTGTGCTTGTTCCAACCCTTGTCGAAGCGCACGATATGTTGCTTCTCGGAAATCACCGCCAGACGTATGTTCATTATGTGCTCTTCCTGTAAGCAATGTAATCTTCACGTCTGTTAAGCCAGAACCTGTTAATAAACCATTATGCTCTCTTTCAAATATATGTTGACGGATCAAATTTTGATAACCTACAGATAAGTGATCGGCATGGCAATTGTTTTCAAAAGAGATTCCGCTATTTCGTTCTGCAGGCTCTATTTTCAAATGAACTTCCGCATAATGTCGTAACGGTTCAAAATGTCCATAACCAATGACAGTTGTCTCGACTGTTTCTTTATAAAGGATTTTTGGCGTACCAAAATGAACTTCCATGCCAAAACGTTCTTGCACGACCTGTTTCAGTACTTCCAGCTGAATGGCTCCCATCACGTGGACATGGATTTCCTCGAAATGTTCATTCCAAATCACATGTAATGAAGGGTCTTCGGCATCTAGCATATGGAAGCATTTCAATACTTCTTTTACATGAATCGAAGCATCATACTCGACAGTGGATGTTAAAGTCGGCACTAATTCAAAAGTTGTGTTTGCTTCCAATGCACCTATCGAATCGCCAATAGTCGTATTTGTTAAGCCTGTCACAGCGAACAAGGTTCCTGCATGAGCCTTATCAACCGCTTGATACTTACTCCCGTTATACAGTCGGATTTGTGTGATTTTATCCGCATGCTCACCGTACTTCACTTCATCCCGCACGCGAAGGATACCACTTAAAGATTTAAGAAAGGTTACACGATTCCCGCTCTCGTCATGGCGAATTTTATATACTTTTGCGGCGAATTCCCCTTCATCAGAGTAAGTTGTTTCTGTTAAAGTATCTAACAGAGCTAAAAATTCAACAATACTAATATCTTTTAATGCGGAACCACTTGTGCAAACGAAAATTTGGTTTTCTGTAATCATTGTTTTTAACGTTTCTAACCATAATGCTGCATCATAACCAACTTCCAAATAGTGGTCGAGAAGTGCTTCATTGCGCTCCGCAATAAATTCAACTAACCCCTCTTGCATCACGCCTTCTTCAAATGCACTTGTGAAATCGTACACATCCGCCGTTAAATTCACCTGAATATCCTGTATGACATTTTCAACATTTGCGCCTTCCCTGTCTATTTTATTGATAAAGAAAAATGTCGGAATACGATGTTTACGTAGTAATTGCCACACCGTTTCGGTATGTCCTTCCACACCGTCAACCGCACTAATGATTACAATCGCGTAGTCCATCACTTGAATGGCTCGTTCCATTTCGGGTGAAAAATCGACGTGTCCAGGGGTGTCAATCAGGGTATACATTGAATCGCCGTATGTAAACATAGCTTGGTCTGCAAATACAGTAATGCCACGACTTTTTTCGATATCATGTGTATCTAAAAACGTATCTTGATGGTCAACACGGCCTCTTTGCCGAATACTATTTGTATGATAAAGTAGCTGCTCAGAAAAAGTTGTTTTTCCGGCATCTACATGCGCTAATACGCCTATTGTTTTATACATTAAATCCCTCATTTTACTTCAAATGTTTTTCTTTAGTATAGCATTTGTTCGCTTAGGCAAAATAAATGCTATACTGGAACGAATTGAAAGTTTGGAGGTAATACTTATGAAATATTCAGTTCAAAAAATGGAACAGCTAATGAAAATTAGCCCAAAATTAGAAAGTCGCATGAAAAAGATCATGAAAGAACATGATTTAGAAAGAGAGTATGCGCTGAAAGCCCTCTACCATGCAGAAATTAAAGACGGCGGACGTCACCAAAGAGATTACCAAGAACTTTAAACTTCCAATGAAACCGGCATAAAGTGATAGTTGTTCTGAACAATCACTTCATCAAACTTAATTGGTACACGTTCTTGAAAGATTGGTCCATCTACAACGACCGTATGGAACTCACCGGATTCACCACATGAGTCGATGCCAAGCGCTTCCAGTTCATCCATTAGTTCAATCGTAAATTTTCTACCAATGAATTGAGCTGGCACTCGTTTCGCATCGATAACAATGACATAAGCTTCAAACCCCACAGCTATGAATTCTTCTAATAGTTTTCGTGGCGGCTCCATCCACAATGGATGAATCGCCGTCATCCCCACTTTTTCACAACTTTTACGAACCCATTCTAAATGGTCTTCTAGATCGATATCACCAAAGACTCCATAAGATATTCCTGCTTCCACGCAAGATCTCATTGCACTTAAAAATTGTTCTTCATAACCTGCCCAATCCGCTCCACTTATCATTAATGGAACACCGAGTTGTTCTGCTTGTGCCTGGACTACTTCAATTGGCAATGCATGTGATTTCGACCTTTTCTTATCTTCTTCAAACATTGTCCATAGCTTTTTTGGGACTGCTCCCGTCTTAAACGCGCGATAATAAGCCATCGCCGAATCTTTTCCCCCACTCCATGAAGCAACAAACGGTTTATTAATCAACGTCATCGATGACTCCCCCTGTCATTATAAATAAGGCGTCCCTTCAGTAAACGGGGACGCCTTTTTCATGATTTTCTTATGAATTTCCAATCATTTTAGATGGATCAACGTATTCGTCAAACTGCTCTTCTGTTAATAATCCTGTTGCAAGTGCAGCTTCTTTTAATGTTGTACCATTTTCATGTGCTGTTTTTGCGATTTTCGCCGCATTCTCATAACCGATATGTGGATTTAATGCTGTCACAAGCATTAATGAATTTTTCAGTAGTCCGTCGATTGTTTCGCGGTTCGGCTCAATGCCGATTGCACAGTTATCATTAAAGCTAATGATAGAGTCGCTTAGTAATTGAACTGACTGTAAGAAGTTATAAATAATAACCGGTTTAAATACGTTTAGCTCGAAGTTTCCTTGGCTCGCCGCAAATCCAATCGCTGCATCGTTCCCCATCACTTGTGCAACAACCATTGTAATTGCTTCACTTTGCGTCGGGTTTACTTTTCCTGGCATAATTGAACTGCCTGGCTCATTTTCTGGGATTGTAATTTCACCAATACCCGAACGTGGACCACTTGCTAACCAGCGAACGTCATTCGCGATTTTCATAATGTCCGCCGCTAGTGCTTTAACTGCACCGTGCACGTAGACAACTTCATCATAACTAGTTAATGAATGGAATTTATTTGACGCTGAAGTAAATTCAATTCCTACCGCTTTACTAATTTCAGCAGCGACTTTATCGCCAAATCCTGCTGGTGCGTTTAAGCCGGTCCCAACAGCCGTCCCACCGATTGCAAGTTCTTTCATGGATTCGACGCTGTCCGCGATCATTTTCTCCGTCTTTTCAAGCATACGGTGCCAGCCGCTAATTTCTTGTCCTAATGTGATTGGCGTTGCATCTTGCAAATGCGTACGACCAATTTTAATAATGTCGTTAAATGCTGCAGATTTTTCCGCAAATGTTGTTTTTAATTTATCAATGGCCGGTAGTAATTGATCTTGTACAGCAAGTACACCTGCTACGTGAAGTGCTGTCGGGAATGTATCGTTTGAACTTTGAGATTTGTTAATGTCATCATTTGGGTGTAGACGTTCTTCTTCGCCCCATTCTTCTAAAAGTTCATTCCCACGATGTGCAAGGACTTCGTTCATGTTCATATTTGACTGCGTACCGCTTCCAGTTTGCCATACGACAAGTGGGAAGTGGTCATCAAGTTTGCCTTCAATGACTTCCTCAGCCGCTGCGGAAATCGCTTTCATTTTTGCTTCTGAGATGTTGCCAAAAGAATGACTCGCAATTGCAGCTGATTTTTTCAAATGGGCAAAAGCACGTACAACACCCAATGGCATTTTCTCTGTGCCAATTTTAAAGTTTTGTTTACTTCTTTGCGTTTGTGCACCCCAATGTTTGTCAGCTGGAACTTTGATTTCACCAAAAGTATCATGCTCAATACGATAATCCATCTTTACTCCGCCTTCCATCTATGTAATATTCAATATCTTCTCTATTATACCATGCAATTCTATTGTTGCTAGATGAAAGAGAAACGCTTTCACTAGTTGCTAGGTTGAAGAAAAGTACTTTCATTGATTTCACTCTTGCAGTTAACGGTTAAACTGCTAAATAAAAAACAACTGCAAAATGTATGCAGTTGTTTTTTCATTAAAGTTCTTGTCTAAGCGCCTGAATGACGTCAATTTTAGTCGCCTTACGAGCAGGACGCCAACCTGACAATACCGCAACACCAATACTAATGGCAGAAGCGATGAGAATTAATTGCCAAGGAATCACTGAAAACGTTATATTTAAACCTTCTAAATCTTCTTCCCCAAGCGCTGACATGACGATGATTGGCAATAAATAATTCGCAATCATGCTTACCCCATAAGAAAGAATGATCGCGATGACCGTTCCCAAAACACCAATCCAAGCACTTTCCATAATGAATAAGCGTTGAATAAGCTTTGGCTTTGCCCCGATCGCCTTCATGACACCGATTTCACGTGTACGTTCTGTCACCGCCATCGTCATCGTATTGAATATACCAATCGAGGCAATTAAAATCGCAATCGTTCCAACGAAAATAAGTCCGGCTTTTAGTGCTAAGAAAAACACATCCATTTGATCTAATTCATCTGAAATTGAATACACGTAAAAGCCTTCATCCCGAATTGAAGTCGACACTTGACTCACGTTCTCTAGTTTATCTGCGTATACAAAGACATTTTGATAAAAAAGATCTGTTGTATTCGTTTGTTCCGTATTTGCAGTGTAGATTTTCTCCAACTCTGGAATTACAGAGTCATCCGCAAACACACGTCGGTCGTATTCCCATTCTTTTGTCGGATTCTTTCCAACTCCGACAATGGTAAATTCAATTTCTTCTTCGGCAAATTCACCGTCAGCATTTTCAATGGCATACGAAAACTGTTCACCAATTAACTTTCCAGTATATGTTAGGATTTCTTCACCATCCGCTACTTCAACATCTTCATATAAAGATTGACCAAAATGACTCCCTACGACAACTTCATTCCACTTTTCTGGAAGTCGTCCTTCTTGTAGTTCGAAACCAACTTTTGCTTCTTCTGCAAAGTCAGAAACAACGAGATCATGATACCCTGCAAACGAGCCCATCTTTGTCATTTGATTCGTTCCCAAACGTTGTTGATTTAAAACAGTTTTCACATGAGCTAATTGTGTAAACTGCTCCACTTTATCCGACGGAGCGCCCGATGTTTCTCCTTCGTATACTTGAATCTCAGTAACGAGACGATTCGATAACATTTCGTCTCGCAGCGTTTCATGAAGACCAAAACCGACTGAAGCCAAGACGATTAAGAACGCCGTACCCATCGTTGCAGCGAGAACCGTCATAAAAACACGCATTTTATTTTTCAAAATATGTTGCCGAACAAAATCGACTTGGTCTTTAAATTGCACGTTCAGCACTCCCTTCCATTAACTGCCCATCATGCATCGAATACACCCGATGCGCGGTTTGAGCGACTTCTTCATCATGCGTAATCATGACAAATGTGATGCCGCGCGTCTTATTAAGCGATTGAATCAACAGCAATACGTCTTGCTCCGTTTCTGAATCCAAACTGCCGGTCGGTTCGTCAGCAAAAATGATGGGTGGGTCTGTAATCAGCGCCCTTGCGATACTCACCCGCTGTTGCTGCCCACCCGATAATTCGTTTGGGTAATGGTCAGCTACATGGGATAACCCAACTTCGTTCATAAGCTTTTCAACTTTCCTCTTTCGTTCTTCTGCATGTATTCCTTGCAGCTTTAAAGGCAGTTCAATATTTTCAAAGGCATTTAAGCCAGGCATCAATTGAAAGTTCTGGAAAATAAACCCGTAGTTTTCAAGTCTGAACGCCGCGCTTTCCGCTTCTTTAAATGTAGATGTTTCGATTCCATTGACAAGAATCTTTCCTCTTTCTGGCACCATAAAGCCAGCTAAAATATGAAGAAAGGTCGACTTACCGGACCCACTCTTCCCAACAATCGAAACCATTTCTCCTTTATATACTTCGAAATCTATATCTTTTAATACCGGGATATTTTTCTCTTTACCTTTTTTACCGATTTTAAAAGAATGACTTAAATTCATTACTCGAATCATTCTCTGTTCCCCTCCGTTTTTATTGCTAAACCAATTATAAAACTCACTTCTTAAGGGAGAGCTAGGATAATTATGAAGGATTTCTTAAGATTTTATTGTGATTGATGGCAATCTACCGGGATTTCACCCCAATCACGAAGGATATTCGCTGAAATGAAGTTGTCCGCTCTTTCAATTGGAAACCCCGCCCTATTATTAAAGATATCCTCCCTATCAACTGGGATGTCCGTACAATTACATAGAATGTCCCCCAAACACAAAAATGTCAGTCTAGATAAAAAAGAACCTAGCACACTCGCAATAAGTGGCTAGGTTCTTTATGATTATGCTTCTTCTGTTTGACTATCTGCATCATTGGACGGCTGCTTAGAAGCTTTCACTTCATGCGTTAGCGCGTCGATGCTCGGACGAATATTATGCTTTCCTGCATAGTTTTCCAACATTTCCTTCACGTCAATTCCGGATGTTTCTTTTAACGTTTCTTGTAGCGTTGACATTAAATCTGTTGCGTATGACGTGACTTTATTGGCACCGCCGCCTTCGCCACCACCAGTATCGACCACAGTAATTTTATCGATATTGGCTAGTGGGCTTGCAACCTCTTTCGCGTAATCAGGGATCATGCGAATCACCATATCAAGCATAGCAGCCTGGCCGTAGTGTTCGAATGCTTCCGCAATTTTACGCTTCGCTTCAGCTTCTGCAAGACCTTTCAAACGAATAATATCCGCTTCGGATTCACCTTGCGCACGTAAAGAGTCCGCATTCGCTTGCCCGTCAAGACGAACCTTTTCAGCTTCCGCCGCAGCTCGTGCTTCGATGCGGTACTTCTCTGCATCCGCCTCTGCTAGTTGTCTAGATTTTTCAGCAGCTGCATTTTGTTCAATCGCGTAACGATCCGCATCTGCCTTCTTCTTCACTTCAGAGTCGTATTGTCTTTCACGACGTAAAATTTCTTTTTCTTCAAGTTCAATTTGCTTTTGACGTTCGATAATTTGAATTTGCATCTCTTGTTCCATAACTTCTTGTTTGGAACGAGCCGCTTGCAATTCATACGCCTGGTCGGCTTGGGCTTTTGCACGGTCTTGCTCTAAGCGATACTCAGCAACTTTTAACTGATTTTCTTTTTCCGCTTCGGCAATCTCAGTTGCACGCTCAAGTTCAGCCTTTTGCGCTTCTTTTGATGCTTCCGCATTTTTTATACGCGTTTCTTTTTCGGCTTCAACCGTTGCGATATCCGCATCACGTCTTACTTGTGCGATTCGTGGTTTACCGAGCGACTCTAAATACCCGTTATTATCGCGCACGTCTTTAATCGTAAACGAAACGATGACAAGACCCATTTTAGATAGATCTTCCGATGCGACACGTTGTACTTCTTGTGAGAATAAATCACGGTTTTTATAAATTTCTTCAACTGTCATCGATCCTAAAATTGAACGCAAATGACCTTCTAGCACTTCTTTCGCTTCATTTTCACGATCTTCTTTTGATTTTCCTAAAAACTGTTCAGCAGCAGTAGCGATTTCGGTAATAGACCCACCGATTTTAATAATCGCTGTTCCGTCTGCCATGACCGGAACACCTTGCTCCGTATACACTTCCGGAGTGGTTACTTCTAATTTACTTGATAATAAACTTAACGGCTCGGCTTGTTGAAATACCGGAAATACGAACGTACCGCCACCCCGGATAATTTTAATTCGGTTTCCGGAATCATCCGTATGTACGTTTTTTGTACCGAGATAACTTCCCGTTACAATGAGCGCCTCATCTGGACCAACCGTACGATACTTCGTAATATAAACGAGAATGACCGCTAGTAAAATAAAAACAACGATTCCCACAACAACAAAAATACTTGGCATACCATTTCCCCCTTTTTTCACTCATGATTTGCGAAGCGAAAAGGCTCATATTCCTTCACAATAAATGCACCATTTTTCACTTCGATAATTAACACTTCTTTTCCATAGTCAATTGCGGTATTTTCATACCCAGTGGCACGTTTAGAAATTCGACCATTGATTGTTTCAATCACAATTTCACCGTACCCATCAACTGGAATTGGTACAATTACACGACCAACTTGCCCCATCAGTGACTCATCCGTATAAGCGAGCGAAACTTCCGCAGAAGCAAGTGGTAGTAAGACAAAGAAATATAGAAGGATATCTAGGACAATAGCGATTGCAATTGCAACTGCCAAAACAACACCACTATGCCATTCCACAAGTAATTCTAAAATATATCCCGCCGCCGACGTGAATGTTATGAATGATAAGATTACAGCCGGGTCAAGAAACGGACTGACTTCGCCTATCCCCTCTGCAACGTCACTGAAGAATACATATAAAATTGTGATAAGACCAGAAATAATCAGCACGTATAAATAAACTTGAACAACCGGGAGCCCGAACAACTCCATAGGATCGCCTCCTTCGCCTTCAATTTCTTCATCACCTATCTATACGTAACGCCTCCTTAAAAGTTTCAGACAAAATGTTTTTTCTGAAAATTAATCAATCAAACAGTTCAAACCAGTTAATCTTTGAATTAATTTTGAAAATTTACTTGCATTAAGCTTAATTACCTGTTATGATGAAGAAGAATTATTTTTGTTCGACAGCAGAATGGTCACAGCAAAGCTTGACCTCTTCAAGACTTGAGCAAGGATAGTAACACAATGTGTGCAAAGTGCACACAAGGAGGAAACAAAGATGGAACAAGGTAAAGTAAAATGGTTTAACGCAGAAAAAGGATTTGGATTTATCGAGCGTGAAGACGGCGACGACGTATTCGTACACTTCTCAGCTATCCAAGGTGAAGGTTTCAAAACTCTTGAAGAAGGCCAAGACGTAACATTCGAAATCGAACAAGGCGACCGTGGACTTCAAGCTTCAAACGTTGAAAAAAACTAATTTGAACTAACCATTCAAAGCCATTCTCTTAAAAGGAATGGCTTTTTTATTTTGAATAAAATACATATTTATTGGCCCCTAATACGCTGAAATTTCTCGTTAAACGTTGCATCCCCCTGCCAACGTTGCGTACTATTCCAATTACGTTGCGACTTTTCGCTAGAGCGTTGCATTCCTTCCATGAATATTAATCTACGATAAAAGACTTTCTTTCCCAAATCCGTTACGATAGAAGAATAGATTGAACTATTCAATAGAAAGAAGGATTGGCCATTGCGTACACTTGCTAACTTTATTACACGTGCCCATAAAGCAATTATCATTGCTTGGTTAGTTATTTTTGCTTTTATGGCTGTTTTTGCGATTCGCTTACCAAGTATGCTCGAAGGCGATGGGTTTCGGATGGATGGAGACCATGCCGATGTGATGAATATCGTCTCAGATACATTTGATATGCCTGTGGAAACAATGTTTGTTGTTTTCAATGACGTAACTGATAAAAAAATAGAAACAACGATAGATAAGATTGAAAAACTTAAACTCACATCTTCAATTGAATCCCCTTTAAATGATGATGCTTTACAAAGCGGGAATGTTGCTTATGCGATGCTTCACTTTGATGGCGATGCAGATAATATGCCGGAAGTTGTTACGGATATTCGCGAGGCGATTGGTGATGAAAAAGGAATTACGCTGACAGGTTCTTCTGCGATTTCCAAAGATATTAACGAGGCGAGTCAGCGAGATTTAATTACCGCGGAGGCGATTGGCCTTCCGATTGCGATACTTGTTTTACTTTTTGCATTCGGAACGGTTGTGGCTTCACTTGTTCCGTTAATGATTGGCATCGTCACCGTCGTTTCGTCTTTCGGGATTTTGACGATTTTAGGTGGACAAATTGATTTGTCGATCTTCATTTTAAATATTATTCCGATGCTTGGGCTGGCGCTCAGTATTGATTTTGCGTTGTTGTTCATTAGTCGTTATCGCGAGGAGCGTGCCCACTCGTCCATTCTTGAAGCTGTTCATATGACCATTCGTACAGCTGGGCGCTCTGTTATTTTCTCAGCATTTTGTGTATTTATTGGACTTGGGGCGATGCTGTTGATCCAAGTTGATTTATTCCAAAACATTGCCATTGGCGGCATGATTGTTGTGTCGATGGCGGTTCTCAGTTCGATTACATTGTTGCCTGCCGCATTAATTGCACTAGGCGATCGCATCGATAAGTGGCGCATTATAAAGGTGAATGAAAACGGCGCAAATCGTTGGCGTAAGTTTGCCAATCAAGTCATTAAGCGTCCTGTGGTGATTACGATTTTGGCGACTGTTTTACTTGCTATCGCTATGATTCCAGTGAAAAATATCGAGTTAACCATTCCACAAATCGATTCATTGCCGGAGTCATACGATTCTCGAGAAGCGTTCGAATTAATGGAGGACACTTTTAACCTCACAGACACTTCAACTGTCTATGTCATTGCTGACCGAAAAGACGGTTGGAAAGACGAAGACGGGTTGCAAGCGATAAAAGAGTTAGAGGAAACACTCGCGAACGATTCACTTGTTGATAAAGTAACAACCATTTTTACTGCAAGCGAAATTTCAACTGTAGACCAGTGGAATCAGGCGATGATGGTGCCTGAAATGGAAGCGAACTTGGCACCTTTACTAGAAACATTCGTTCAAAATGAAAAATTAATGATACCAGTCACGCTTGCCGCGGAAGGTGCTTCTGATACAGCACAAGAGTGGGTTCGTGAGTGGAGCGATAAAAAGACAGATTGGAACTTAAAGATTGGCGGACAACCAAAATTCAACCAGGAAATCTTTGATGAAATTTGGGATAAAATTGGCCTCGTGCTCGCAGTCATTATCGTGTCGACTTTCTTCATTTTAATGATTGCCTTCCGTTCACTTTTAATTCCAATTAAGGCAATTTTAATGAACGTCATTGGATTAGCGGCAACGTTCGGGATTCTTGTATATATTTTCCAATATGGTCATTTTGGAATTCCCGCAAGCACGATTGCATTGATTATTCCTGTGCTTGTGTTCAGTCTTGTGTTTGGATTGAGTATGGACTATGAGGTATTCTTAATTTCACGCATGCAGGAGGAATATGCAACTTCATTTAGCAATGACAAAGCGACTGTCGAAGGATTAGCCACGACAAGCAAGGTGATTACATCAGCCGCACTTATTATGATTGTGTTAACTGGCGCATTCGCGTTTACCGACGTTCTACCTGTGAAACAAATCGGTGTCGGAATTGCGATTGCGGT
This window of the Sporosarcina pasteurii genome carries:
- a CDS encoding cold-shock protein, which codes for MEQGKVKWFNAEKGFGFIEREDGDDVFVHFSAIQGEGFKTLEEGQDVTFEIEQGDRGLQASNVEKN
- a CDS encoding flotillin family protein yields the protein MPSIFVVVGIVVFILLAVILVYITKYRTVGPDEALIVTGSYLGTKNVHTDDSGNRIKIIRGGGTFVFPVFQQAEPLSLLSSKLEVTTPEVYTEQGVPVMADGTAIIKIGGSITEIATAAEQFLGKSKEDRENEAKEVLEGHLRSILGSMTVEEIYKNRDLFSQEVQRVASEDLSKMGLVIVSFTIKDVRDNNGYLESLGKPRIAQVRRDADIATVEAEKETRIKNAEASKEAQKAELERATEIAEAEKENQLKVAEYRLEQDRAKAQADQAYELQAARSKQEVMEQEMQIQIIERQKQIELEEKEILRRERQYDSEVKKKADADRYAIEQNAAAEKSRQLAEADAEKYRIEARAAAEAEKVRLDGQANADSLRAQGESEADIIRLKGLAEAEAKRKIAEAFEHYGQAAMLDMVIRMIPDYAKEVASPLANIDKITVVDTGGGEGGGANKVTSYATDLMSTLQETLKETSGIDVKEMLENYAGKHNIRPSIDALTHEVKASKQPSNDADSQTEEA
- a CDS encoding MMPL family transporter, encoding MRTLANFITRAHKAIIIAWLVIFAFMAVFAIRLPSMLEGDGFRMDGDHADVMNIVSDTFDMPVETMFVVFNDVTDKKIETTIDKIEKLKLTSSIESPLNDDALQSGNVAYAMLHFDGDADNMPEVVTDIREAIGDEKGITLTGSSAISKDINEASQRDLITAEAIGLPIAILVLLFAFGTVVASLVPLMIGIVTVVSSFGILTILGGQIDLSIFILNIIPMLGLALSIDFALLFISRYREERAHSSILEAVHMTIRTAGRSVIFSAFCVFIGLGAMLLIQVDLFQNIAIGGMIVVSMAVLSSITLLPAALIALGDRIDKWRIIKVNENGANRWRKFANQVIKRPVVITILATVLLAIAMIPVKNIELTIPQIDSLPESYDSREAFELMEDTFNLTDTSTVYVIADRKDGWKDEDGLQAIKELEETLANDSLVDKVTTIFTASEISTVDQWNQAMMVPEMEANLAPLLETFVQNEKLMIPVTLAAEGASDTAQEWVREWSDKKTDWNLKIGGQPKFNQEIFDEIWDKIGLVLAVIIVSTFFILMIAFRSLLIPIKAILMNVIGLAATFGILVYIFQYGHFGIPASTIALIIPVLVFSLVFGLSMDYEVFLISRMQEEYATSFSNDKATVEGLATTSKVITSAALIMIVLTGAFAFTDVLPVKQIGVGIAIAVAIDATIIRLLLVPSLMKLFGKWNWWLPFGKGLYRSDNRRFERRN